One part of the Corynebacterium sp. CNCTC7651 genome encodes these proteins:
- a CDS encoding DNA-formamidopyrimidine glycosylase family protein codes for MPEGDSVYQLSKRLQFMAGREVTHTSLRAPRYATVDFTGMVCEEVWPYGKHLFMLFAAGGHEPQVLHTHLKMEGTWAMHRVGTRWRKPGYTARVVLRLADEPKADIELVGHELGLVEVFPAREFDERMGYLGPDLLAEEFDFGEAKRRILEDPEREIGRALLDQYRLAGIGNEYRAEICFLGGVHPREKVGNADVDKLLLIARRLMWANKDEPVRVSTGVKRAGETSYVFGRNNKPCRRCTTLIKKDLLGGEGDLERVIWWCPRCQPEPAS; via the coding sequence ATGCCTGAAGGCGATTCGGTTTACCAGCTCTCCAAGCGTCTGCAGTTCATGGCGGGGCGGGAGGTCACGCATACGTCGCTACGTGCGCCCCGCTACGCGACGGTGGACTTCACCGGCATGGTGTGCGAGGAGGTGTGGCCGTACGGCAAGCACCTGTTCATGCTGTTCGCTGCGGGCGGGCACGAGCCGCAAGTGCTGCACACGCACCTGAAGATGGAGGGCACGTGGGCGATGCACCGCGTCGGCACGCGTTGGCGCAAGCCGGGCTACACGGCGCGGGTGGTCTTAAGGCTTGCCGACGAACCCAAGGCTGACATCGAGCTGGTGGGGCACGAGCTTGGCCTGGTCGAGGTATTCCCGGCCCGCGAGTTCGACGAGCGGATGGGCTACCTCGGCCCGGACCTGCTGGCGGAGGAGTTCGACTTCGGGGAGGCGAAACGACGCATCCTTGAGGACCCGGAGCGTGAAATCGGTAGGGCGCTGCTGGACCAGTACCGCCTAGCCGGCATCGGCAACGAGTACCGCGCGGAGATCTGCTTCCTCGGTGGTGTGCATCCGAGGGAGAAGGTGGGGAACGCGGACGTCGATAAGCTTTTGCTCATCGCGCGGCGCCTGATGTGGGCGAACAAGGACGAGCCTGTGCGGGTGAGCACCGGTGTGAAGCGCGCGGGGGAGACCAGCTACGTGTTCGGGCGCAACAACAAGCCGTGCCGGCGGTGCACCACGCTGATCAAGAAGGATCTCCTGGGCGGGGAGGGGGACTTGGAGCGGGTTATCTGGTGGTGCCCGCGGTGCCAGCCGGAGCCTGCGAGCTAG
- a CDS encoding antitoxin → MSKTVAAVFKSGNSQAVRIPVSHRLDTDKVEIERVPEGILLRPIEATIGDAVARLREYQLAEGIGGGLIEELEELPTESLPSFDEN, encoded by the coding sequence GTGAGCAAAACAGTCGCTGCAGTGTTTAAATCCGGTAACAGTCAAGCCGTGCGAATTCCGGTATCGCATCGACTTGACACCGACAAGGTGGAAATTGAACGTGTCCCGGAAGGTATCTTGCTGCGCCCAATTGAAGCAACAATCGGGGATGCTGTAGCAAGGTTGCGCGAATACCAGCTGGCAGAGGGGATCGGGGGCGGCTTGATCGAGGAACTTGAGGAGCTGCCCACCGAGTCGCTGCCAAGCTTCGACGAAAACTGA
- a CDS encoding type II toxin-antitoxin system VapC family toxin: MRYLFDTNVWIDLERGRNAGLVQRASACSRAEVALSTIVLGELLGGAQRSADPVRAYRSIETLVTGIKPVGVDEDVALAYGHLRAHLEGQGLIIGPNDLWIAAQALRYELVLVTANEAEFNRVPSLVVENWR; this comes from the coding sequence ATGCGCTACCTCTTTGACACCAATGTGTGGATAGACCTCGAAAGAGGTAGGAACGCTGGACTTGTGCAGCGGGCCTCAGCATGCAGCCGCGCCGAAGTGGCACTTTCGACCATCGTGTTGGGAGAGCTTTTGGGAGGGGCGCAACGTTCAGCAGACCCCGTTCGTGCTTATCGCTCGATAGAAACGCTAGTGACAGGCATCAAACCGGTTGGTGTCGATGAAGATGTCGCGCTTGCTTACGGCCATCTTCGCGCCCACCTGGAAGGCCAAGGGCTAATTATCGGGCCAAACGATCTTTGGATCGCAGCCCAAGCGCTGCGCTATGAGCTAGTTCTAGTCACCGCGAACGAGGCCGAGTTCAATCGAGTCCCATCGTTAGTAGTGGAGAATTGGAGGTAG
- a CDS encoding DedA family protein: MQGIIDWIVGLMELLGAPGVGIAILLENLFPPIPSEVVLPLAGFTVAQGSLNWLAVFIWSVAGSVIGAYILYGVGAWLGLERLRKIADWMWLVKASDVDAAMNFFNKYGKPSIFFGRLIPGVRSLISIPAGLDRMNLITFGLWTTLGSGIWNAILIYLGYLLGDNWEAATGYVDTYSNVIYAILGLIILGFLVFFIRRAVKERGAKA, encoded by the coding sequence GTGCAAGGGATTATTGACTGGATTGTTGGCCTGATGGAGTTGCTCGGCGCCCCGGGCGTCGGCATCGCCATCCTGCTGGAGAACCTCTTTCCGCCCATCCCGTCAGAGGTGGTGCTGCCGCTGGCCGGCTTCACCGTCGCCCAGGGGTCGCTGAACTGGCTGGCCGTCTTCATCTGGTCCGTCGCTGGCTCTGTGATCGGCGCGTACATCCTCTACGGCGTTGGCGCGTGGCTGGGGCTCGAGCGGCTGCGCAAGATCGCGGACTGGATGTGGCTGGTCAAGGCGTCCGACGTGGATGCCGCGATGAACTTCTTCAACAAGTACGGCAAGCCCAGCATCTTCTTCGGCCGCCTGATCCCGGGCGTGCGCTCCCTGATCTCCATCCCCGCCGGCCTGGACCGGATGAACCTGATCACCTTCGGCCTGTGGACCACGTTGGGCTCCGGCATCTGGAACGCCATCCTGATCTACCTGGGCTACCTGCTCGGCGATAACTGGGAGGCCGCCACCGGCTACGTGGACACCTACTCCAACGTGATCTACGCGATCCTCGGGCTGATCATCCTCGGCTTCCTGGTGTTCTTCATCCGCCGCGCTGTGAAGGAGCGAGGCGCGAAGGCGTAG
- a CDS encoding glutamate-cysteine ligase family protein, producing MGEQVSAQSYTPRQRTVYRRQLEEELEAFDRHLQEAEFVDHGTIGLELELNLVDDAMQPHANNQAVLANLPDEYQSEVGQFNVELNHPPLDIHGDGLRQLEAGLQERLDDVRRAARDAGSSALMIGTLPTLSTRFLEDPNWMTPENRYAGLNKSVMESRGELVQMSLWREENYHHDFDSISPESACTSMQLHLQVAPNMFANAWNASQAIAGAQVALSANSPLFLGHRLWHESRIPVFKQAVDTRTKELINQGVRPRVWFGERWITSVFDLFEENVRYFSPLLPEGRAEAGKPEMLGDNPGLHYLNLQNGTIWRWNRPIYDPNGELSHIRVENRILPAGPTVKDIIADAAFYFGCVKTLADQTRPVWSRLNFDDARENFRQGARHGLTANLEWPTLGSIPVTELVGEHLLPLAHKGLRALNVADDCREEYLGIIEGRVRTRQNGAMWQLDALNRVAPMSRPDSKERREALARVTRQYLKNQQGGAPVHTWSLEVE from the coding sequence ATGGGCGAGCAAGTTTCTGCGCAGTCGTACACTCCCCGCCAGCGCACGGTGTACCGCCGTCAGCTGGAGGAGGAGCTGGAGGCCTTCGACCGCCATCTCCAGGAGGCGGAGTTCGTAGACCACGGCACGATCGGGCTCGAGCTGGAGCTCAACCTCGTGGACGATGCAATGCAGCCCCACGCCAACAACCAGGCTGTCCTTGCGAACTTGCCCGACGAGTACCAGTCCGAGGTGGGCCAGTTCAACGTGGAGCTGAACCACCCGCCGCTTGACATCCACGGCGACGGTCTGCGGCAGTTGGAGGCGGGGCTGCAGGAGAGGCTTGACGACGTTCGCCGGGCCGCTCGCGACGCTGGGTCCAGCGCGCTAATGATCGGCACCCTGCCGACCTTGTCCACCAGGTTCCTCGAGGACCCGAACTGGATGACCCCGGAAAACCGCTACGCGGGCCTGAACAAGTCCGTGATGGAATCCCGCGGCGAGCTGGTGCAGATGAGCTTGTGGCGGGAGGAGAACTACCACCACGATTTCGACAGCATCTCGCCCGAATCCGCCTGCACCTCGATGCAGCTGCACCTGCAGGTGGCGCCGAACATGTTCGCCAACGCCTGGAATGCGTCGCAGGCCATCGCTGGTGCCCAGGTGGCGTTGAGCGCGAACTCGCCGCTGTTTCTGGGTCACCGTCTTTGGCACGAGTCCCGCATCCCGGTGTTCAAGCAGGCGGTGGATACGCGCACGAAGGAGCTGATCAACCAGGGTGTCCGCCCGCGCGTGTGGTTCGGGGAGCGGTGGATCACCTCCGTCTTCGACCTGTTCGAGGAAAACGTGCGCTACTTCTCCCCGCTGCTGCCGGAGGGCCGCGCGGAGGCCGGCAAGCCGGAGATGCTGGGCGACAACCCCGGCCTGCACTACCTCAACCTGCAGAACGGCACGATTTGGCGGTGGAACCGCCCGATTTATGATCCGAACGGGGAGCTCTCCCACATCCGCGTTGAAAACCGCATCCTGCCCGCCGGCCCGACGGTGAAGGACATCATCGCGGACGCGGCCTTCTACTTCGGCTGCGTGAAAACCTTGGCGGACCAGACCCGTCCCGTCTGGTCCCGCCTGAATTTCGATGATGCGCGGGAGAACTTCCGCCAGGGTGCGCGCCACGGGCTCACCGCCAACCTGGAGTGGCCCACGCTCGGCTCCATCCCGGTGACCGAACTCGTCGGCGAGCACCTGCTCCCCTTGGCGCACAAGGGGCTGCGCGCCCTCAACGTGGCCGATGACTGCCGCGAGGAGTACCTGGGCATCATCGAAGGCCGCGTGCGCACCCGCCAGAACGGTGCGATGTGGCAGTTGGACGCGCTCAACCGGGTGGCGCCGATGTCGCGGCCGGATTCGAAGGAGCGTCGAGAAGCATTGGCCCGCGTCACCCGCCAGTACCTGAAGAATCAGCAGGGCGGCGCGCCGGTGCACACTTGGTCGCTGGAGGTTGAGTAG
- the pgi gene encoding glucose-6-phosphate isomerase — translation MGDITTTQAWGNLEKLRAEKAKTTLRDLFAADEHRAETFTIDAAGLHVDLSKNLVDADVVKQLLQLAEETGLRSKIDAMFGGEHINNTEDRAVLHTALRIPAEKNLEVDGQDIAADVHEVLGRMRDFASALRSGEWQGHTGHTIKKVVNIGIGGSDLGPAMATKALRAYATAGITAEFVSNVDPADMAAVLDRCNAEETLFIIASKTFTTQETLTNAHAAKRWLLEQFGGDESAIAKHFVAVSTNAEKVAEFGIDTVNMFGFWDWVGGRYSMDSAIGLSLMAVIGPMDFMRMLEGFHEMDEHFRTAPFEQNVPALMGLLNVWYRNFLGAATHAVLPYSEDLSRFPAYLQQLTMESNGKSVCKDGTRVTYDTGEVFWGEPGTNGQHAFFQLIHQGTSLIPADFIGFAKPKEDFPTADGTGSMHDLLMGNFFAQTKVLAFGKTQEEIEAEGVAHELAPHKVMPGNRPTTTILAEELTPRTLGALIALYEHITFTEGAIWDINSFDQWGVELGKQQANDLAAAVAGKEEPATGDGSTDTLIAWYRANR, via the coding sequence ATGGGCGACATCACCACTACCCAAGCATGGGGCAACCTGGAGAAGCTGCGCGCGGAGAAAGCCAAGACCACGCTGCGCGACCTCTTCGCGGCGGATGAGCACCGCGCCGAGACCTTTACCATCGACGCTGCTGGCCTCCACGTGGATCTGTCGAAGAATTTGGTGGACGCGGACGTCGTCAAGCAATTGCTCCAGCTCGCGGAGGAGACCGGCCTGCGCAGCAAGATCGACGCGATGTTCGGCGGCGAGCACATCAACAACACCGAGGACCGCGCCGTGCTGCACACCGCGCTGCGCATCCCCGCTGAGAAGAACCTCGAGGTGGACGGCCAGGACATCGCGGCGGACGTGCACGAGGTACTGGGCCGCATGCGCGATTTCGCGTCTGCGCTGCGCTCCGGCGAGTGGCAGGGCCACACTGGCCACACCATTAAGAAGGTTGTGAACATCGGCATCGGCGGCTCCGACCTCGGCCCGGCGATGGCCACGAAGGCGCTGCGCGCGTACGCCACCGCGGGCATCACCGCGGAGTTCGTCTCCAATGTGGACCCGGCAGACATGGCCGCGGTGCTGGACCGCTGCAACGCGGAGGAGACGCTGTTCATCATCGCGTCCAAGACCTTCACCACCCAGGAGACGCTGACCAACGCGCACGCCGCGAAGCGCTGGCTGCTGGAGCAGTTCGGCGGGGACGAGTCCGCGATTGCGAAGCACTTCGTGGCCGTGTCGACGAACGCGGAGAAGGTGGCCGAGTTCGGCATTGACACCGTCAACATGTTCGGCTTCTGGGACTGGGTCGGCGGGCGCTACTCCATGGACTCCGCAATCGGTCTGAGCCTGATGGCCGTGATCGGGCCGATGGACTTCATGCGCATGCTGGAGGGCTTCCACGAGATGGATGAGCACTTCCGCACCGCACCGTTCGAGCAGAACGTGCCAGCGCTGATGGGTCTGCTCAATGTCTGGTACCGCAACTTCCTGGGTGCCGCGACCCACGCGGTGCTCCCCTACTCAGAGGATCTGTCCCGCTTCCCGGCGTACCTGCAGCAGCTGACCATGGAGTCCAACGGCAAGTCCGTGTGCAAGGACGGCACCCGCGTCACGTACGACACGGGCGAGGTCTTCTGGGGCGAGCCGGGCACCAACGGCCAGCACGCGTTCTTCCAGCTCATCCACCAGGGCACCAGCCTGATTCCAGCGGACTTCATCGGTTTTGCCAAGCCGAAGGAGGACTTCCCCACCGCGGACGGCACCGGCAGCATGCACGACCTGCTGATGGGCAACTTCTTCGCGCAGACCAAGGTGCTGGCGTTCGGCAAGACCCAGGAGGAGATTGAGGCTGAGGGCGTTGCGCACGAGCTGGCCCCGCACAAGGTCATGCCGGGCAACCGCCCCACCACCACCATCCTGGCGGAGGAGCTCACCCCGCGTACCCTTGGCGCGCTGATTGCGCTGTACGAGCACATCACGTTCACCGAGGGCGCGATCTGGGACATCAACTCCTTCGACCAGTGGGGCGTGGAGCTGGGCAAGCAGCAGGCGAACGACCTCGCCGCGGCCGTGGCCGGCAAGGAGGAGCCCGCAACTGGCGACGGTTCCACGGACACGTTGATCGCCTGGTACCGCGCTAACCGCTAA
- a CDS encoding antibiotic biosynthesis monooxygenase: MTIVKINAITVPEGAGEELERRFAARKHAIDAQPGFEGFQLLRPVKGEERYFVVTRWADEESYNAWWEGEGRSGHAKSGDTVEGHGHGGEHGHGGEHTGGRAPVSEKAELLEFEVVLDSLEQD, encoded by the coding sequence ATGACAATTGTGAAGATCAACGCCATCACCGTCCCGGAAGGCGCCGGCGAGGAGCTGGAGCGCCGCTTCGCCGCCCGCAAGCACGCCATTGATGCGCAGCCGGGTTTCGAGGGCTTCCAGCTGCTGCGCCCGGTCAAGGGCGAGGAGCGCTACTTTGTGGTCACCCGCTGGGCCGACGAAGAGTCTTACAACGCCTGGTGGGAGGGCGAGGGCCGGTCAGGCCACGCAAAGTCCGGCGACACTGTGGAGGGCCACGGCCACGGCGGCGAGCACGGCCACGGCGGCGAGCACACCGGGGGCCGCGCGCCGGTCTCCGAGAAGGCGGAGCTGCTGGAGTTCGAGGTCGTCCTCGACTCCCTAGAGCAGGACTAG
- a CDS encoding chorismate mutase, producing the protein MSETTGDFEIRTPSGTDDPLSDAEIREYRKEIDRLDRAILDAVKRRTEISQAIGKTRMGSGGTKLVHTREVAIINQFRDELGEEGPGLAQILLRLGRGKLG; encoded by the coding sequence ATGAGCGAGACCACGGGCGATTTCGAGATCCGCACCCCCTCCGGCACGGACGATCCTTTGTCGGACGCGGAGATCCGGGAGTACCGCAAAGAGATCGACCGGTTGGACCGCGCAATCCTCGACGCGGTGAAGCGCCGCACCGAGATCTCCCAGGCCATCGGCAAAACCCGCATGGGCTCGGGCGGCACCAAACTGGTGCACACCCGCGAGGTGGCAATTATCAACCAGTTCCGCGACGAACTCGGGGAGGAAGGCCCGGGCCTGGCCCAGATCCTCTTGCGCCTGGGCCGCGGGAAGCTGGGGTAA
- the pcrA gene encoding DNA helicase PcrA — MTDLTLGLNPQQQAAVTHTGGPLLIVAGAGSGKTAVLTRRIAHLMQDRGVAPWQILAITFTNKAAAEMRERVAALVGEQAERMWVATFHSVCVRILRQQAQLVEGLNTNFTIYDSDDSRRLLGMIAKDFNLDLKKFTPRTLANAISNLKNELIGPQEALAQAERTHNPFETTVAKVYAEYQRRLRMANSLDFDDLIGEVVRIFKEHPQVTEYYRRRFRHVLVDEYQDTNHAQYELIHTLVGDGPDAPELAVVGDSDQSIYAFRGATIRSIEEFERDYPDATTIVLEQNYRSTQNILSAANAVIAQNADRRPKKLWTDHGAGEKIVGYVADNEHDEARFIASEIDALSDAGVPYSDMAIMYRTNNASRAMEDIFIRSGIPYKVVGGTRFYERREIRDIVAYLKVLENPDDTVSLRRIVNVPKRAIGDKAQAMVALHADTTGVSFGQALVDAASGNVDMIASRARNAIKGFVDMMQSLRDEIPAMRNEVTGMPDLGQLVARVLEVTGYKAELEASNDPQDAARLDNLNELVSVAREFSSEAANQVAYMSQEELDEVMQEGEPAPGSLQAFLEKVSLVADADQLPDNTQGVVTMMTLHTAKGLEFPTVFVTGWEDGQFPHLRSLGDPAELAEERRLAYVGITRAKERLYLTRAMLRASWGAPVTNPASRFLAEVPDDLVDWRRTAPEPSMTSSAWGSPAPVPQRAMRPRRGRGQQSSVPVNKELNLAPGDRVNHAKYGLGKVLTVEGTGVRETVTVDFGSSGTVRLMLIGGVPMEKL; from the coding sequence ATGACAGATCTGACTTTGGGGCTTAATCCGCAACAGCAGGCCGCCGTGACGCACACGGGTGGCCCGCTGCTGATCGTGGCCGGCGCTGGGTCGGGCAAAACAGCGGTGCTGACCAGGCGCATCGCTCACCTTATGCAGGATCGAGGCGTGGCCCCGTGGCAGATTCTGGCCATCACGTTCACCAACAAGGCGGCCGCGGAGATGCGGGAGCGCGTGGCGGCGCTCGTCGGGGAGCAAGCGGAGCGCATGTGGGTGGCCACGTTCCACTCCGTGTGCGTGCGCATCCTGCGCCAGCAGGCGCAACTGGTGGAGGGGCTGAACACTAACTTCACCATCTACGACTCGGACGACTCCCGCCGCCTCCTGGGCATGATTGCCAAGGACTTCAACCTGGATCTGAAGAAGTTCACGCCCCGCACACTGGCCAACGCAATCTCCAACCTGAAGAATGAGCTGATCGGCCCGCAGGAGGCACTTGCCCAGGCGGAGCGCACGCACAACCCGTTCGAGACCACCGTGGCCAAGGTGTACGCGGAGTACCAGCGCCGTCTTCGCATGGCCAACTCGCTGGATTTCGACGACCTGATCGGCGAGGTCGTGCGCATTTTCAAGGAGCACCCGCAGGTCACGGAGTACTACCGCCGCCGTTTCCGCCACGTGCTGGTGGATGAGTATCAGGACACCAACCACGCGCAGTACGAGCTCATCCACACCCTTGTGGGCGACGGGCCGGACGCGCCGGAGCTGGCCGTGGTGGGCGATAGCGACCAGTCCATTTACGCCTTCCGCGGCGCGACGATCCGCAGCATCGAGGAGTTTGAGCGCGACTACCCGGATGCCACCACCATCGTGCTGGAGCAGAACTACCGCTCCACGCAGAACATCCTCAGCGCGGCGAATGCCGTGATCGCGCAGAACGCGGACCGCCGCCCCAAGAAGCTTTGGACGGACCACGGCGCGGGCGAGAAGATCGTGGGCTACGTGGCGGATAACGAGCATGATGAGGCCCGCTTTATTGCGTCGGAAATCGATGCCCTCTCGGACGCCGGTGTGCCGTACAGCGACATGGCCATCATGTACCGCACCAACAACGCCTCCCGCGCGATGGAGGACATCTTCATCCGCTCCGGCATCCCCTACAAGGTGGTCGGCGGCACGCGCTTCTATGAGCGCCGCGAGATCCGCGACATCGTCGCTTACCTCAAGGTCCTGGAGAACCCGGATGACACGGTGAGCCTGCGCCGCATCGTGAACGTGCCCAAACGCGCCATCGGGGACAAAGCGCAGGCCATGGTTGCGCTCCACGCGGACACCACCGGGGTGAGCTTTGGGCAGGCGCTTGTGGACGCCGCTTCGGGCAACGTCGACATGATTGCCTCGCGCGCACGCAACGCTATCAAAGGCTTCGTGGACATGATGCAGTCTTTGCGCGACGAAATCCCTGCAATGCGCAACGAGGTCACCGGCATGCCGGACCTGGGGCAACTTGTCGCGCGGGTACTGGAGGTCACCGGTTACAAGGCCGAACTGGAGGCGTCCAACGATCCGCAAGATGCCGCGCGGCTGGACAACCTCAACGAGCTTGTGTCGGTGGCCCGCGAATTCTCCTCGGAGGCTGCCAACCAGGTGGCGTACATGAGCCAGGAGGAGCTGGACGAGGTCATGCAGGAGGGCGAACCCGCGCCGGGCAGCTTGCAGGCGTTTTTGGAGAAGGTCTCGCTGGTGGCGGACGCGGACCAGCTGCCGGATAACACCCAGGGCGTGGTCACAATGATGACGCTGCACACGGCGAAGGGCCTGGAGTTTCCCACCGTGTTTGTCACGGGATGGGAGGACGGGCAGTTCCCGCACCTGCGGTCGCTGGGGGACCCGGCCGAGCTCGCGGAGGAACGTCGTCTGGCGTACGTGGGCATCACCCGCGCGAAGGAGCGGCTGTACCTCACCCGCGCAATGCTCCGAGCCTCCTGGGGCGCGCCGGTGACCAACCCGGCAAGCCGTTTCCTGGCGGAAGTGCCGGATGATCTGGTGGATTGGCGCCGCACCGCGCCGGAGCCCTCCATGACCTCAAGCGCGTGGGGTTCGCCCGCGCCGGTGCCGCAGCGCGCCATGCGCCCGCGTCGCGGACGGGGCCAGCAGAGCTCCGTGCCGGTGAACAAGGAACTCAACCTTGCACCGGGGGACCGGGTGAATCATGCCAAGTACGGCCTGGGCAAGGTGCTCACCGTGGAAGGCACTGGCGTGCGCGAGACCGTCACTGTGGATTTCGGTTCCTCCGGCACCGTGCGCCTCATGCTCATCGGCGGCGTGCCGATGGAGAAGCTCTAG
- a CDS encoding M23 family metallopeptidase: MNRRLLTAAAVAAALVGGALAVPSATAAPAVPAINVELNGAQIESAKEALTALAGVAAAVAGENGAASSVGDYTIVLDPRSLGEEIATAFAPVITQSTDPNRVVYQRGRTADGRVVVTPSVGRFTSGFGPRWGRMHQGIDIANDIGTPIYAVMDGTVIKAGPAQGFGNWVVIQHDRGEVSVYGHMRDYNVSVGQRVTAGQQIAKIGNEGQSTGPHLHFEIKPDGTNQVDPRPWFAQQGITI; this comes from the coding sequence ATGAATCGCCGTCTGCTTACCGCCGCTGCCGTCGCCGCCGCCCTTGTTGGTGGCGCGCTCGCCGTCCCGTCCGCGACCGCCGCGCCGGCAGTTCCTGCGATCAACGTCGAGCTCAACGGCGCCCAGATTGAGTCCGCGAAGGAAGCCCTGACGGCGCTTGCGGGTGTTGCAGCCGCTGTCGCGGGTGAAAACGGCGCCGCCTCCAGCGTGGGCGACTACACCATCGTGCTGGACCCGCGTTCCCTCGGCGAAGAAATTGCTACCGCATTCGCGCCGGTGATCACCCAGAGCACGGACCCGAATCGCGTGGTATACCAGCGCGGCCGCACCGCTGATGGCCGCGTGGTGGTCACCCCGTCCGTGGGCCGCTTCACCTCCGGCTTCGGCCCGCGTTGGGGCCGCATGCACCAGGGCATCGACATTGCCAACGACATTGGCACCCCGATCTACGCCGTGATGGACGGCACCGTGATCAAGGCCGGCCCGGCGCAGGGCTTTGGCAACTGGGTGGTTATCCAGCACGACCGCGGCGAGGTCTCCGTCTACGGCCACATGCGCGACTACAACGTTTCGGTGGGCCAGCGTGTGACCGCCGGCCAGCAGATTGCCAAGATTGGCAATGAGGGCCAGTCCACCGGCCCGCACCTCCACTTCGAGATCAAGCCGGACGGCACCAACCAGGTGGATCCGCGCCCCTGGTTCGCCCAGCAAGGCATCACCATCTAG
- a CDS encoding M23 family metallopeptidase encodes MFTSTRSGGKHRKQTPNKGRVAMVAVTTGAVSTAGFTGAAAAELTANKSENQHTQRGELNGIALAANTNPLEAISTPEVDAAPQILAIAEYKPVENLAEQLTKAVQHSVEVAAADLAARLPEVVKPAEGAYTSGFGPRWGTFHYGIDIANAPGTPILAVEDGTVIDSGPAQGYGNWIRILHDDGAVSLYGHMQSLDVVVGQRVSAGQRIAGMGSMGFSTGSHLHFEIHPDGNTPADPASWLAARGIFL; translated from the coding sequence ATGTTTACTTCGACTCGCAGTGGCGGCAAGCACCGCAAGCAGACCCCGAACAAGGGTCGCGTCGCAATGGTTGCCGTTACCACCGGTGCCGTCTCTACCGCCGGCTTCACAGGCGCAGCCGCAGCTGAGCTGACTGCGAACAAGAGCGAGAACCAGCACACCCAGCGCGGTGAGCTGAACGGCATCGCCCTCGCCGCGAACACCAACCCGCTCGAGGCCATCTCCACCCCTGAGGTTGATGCGGCACCGCAGATCCTCGCCATCGCCGAGTACAAGCCGGTGGAGAACCTGGCGGAGCAGCTGACCAAGGCCGTGCAGCACTCCGTAGAGGTTGCCGCAGCGGACCTGGCCGCCCGCCTCCCCGAGGTGGTCAAGCCGGCAGAGGGCGCGTACACCTCCGGCTTTGGCCCGCGCTGGGGCACGTTCCACTACGGCATCGACATCGCGAACGCACCAGGCACCCCGATCCTGGCCGTCGAGGACGGCACCGTGATCGACTCCGGCCCGGCGCAGGGCTACGGCAACTGGATCCGCATCCTCCACGACGATGGCGCGGTTTCCCTGTACGGCCACATGCAGTCCCTGGATGTTGTTGTGGGCCAGCGCGTCTCTGCAGGCCAGAGGATCGCCGGCATGGGCAGCATGGGCTTCTCAACCGGTTCCCACCTGCACTTTGAAATTCACCCGGACGGCAACACGCCGGCCGATCCGGCTTCCTGGCTGGCTGCCCGGGGCATCTTCCTCTAG